Proteins encoded by one window of Salvia splendens isolate huo1 chromosome 5, SspV2, whole genome shotgun sequence:
- the LOC121802565 gene encoding putative late blight resistance protein homolog R1B-16 encodes MWTKLEIIPVVGMGGVGKTTLARKLYEDPSIISHFEYARAWATISQDYNIPQILLSLLSCIIKKEEFDKHKEKGTHELKDMLYKRLYGRKYLIVLDDIWSTKFWDEIRMYFPDNNNGSRIVITTRESDVANYASSSSLQHRVQLLGESESWNLLHQLVFGKEECPLVLQEIGQKIAKDCDGLPLSISVIGGLLSKIERSEDVWRKIGDNLSELRKVKVYGLELLKDEEMKYSVMKKLQRISLTKLTEEESSWDDFFKSIPNVKRLLIDDELRRKAQTLYLRHLDKLEILICKCFSAVDSPDGSHCRFLVKFPGHIRKLVLDACVLTSRVSRTLCALHKLEELTIEACLFLSEMRSKEEVEWEVEDGEVFSSLQFLSLGSLFFVRWIADETNFPRLRHLYVKDSLQLEEIPSSIGDVPTLQLIDLQDCTESVVASAERIVEEQSDYGNDIKLCISETPNRQRPHFQKESDASTAQPEEGDDDSENEDLSASKSTAPPWRL; translated from the exons ATGTGGACAAAGCTGGAGATCATCCCCGTCGTTGGTATGGGTGGAGTAGGTAAAACCACTCTTGCCCGAAAGCTTTATGAAGATCCTTCCATTATTTCTCACTTTGAATATGCTCGTGCTTGGGCCACAATCTCACAAGATTACAATATACCACAAATTCTCTTAAGCCTTCTTAGTTGCATAATCAAAAAAGAAGAATTTGATAAACATAAGGAAAAGGGAACACATGAGTTAAAAGATATGCTGTATAAGAGATTGTATGGTAGAAAGTACTTGATTGTATTAGATGATATATGGAGCACCAAATTCTGGGATGAGATAAGGATGTACTTCCCAGATAACAACAACGGGAGTCGCATTGTGATCACCACTAGGGAATCTGATGTGGCAAACTATGCTAGCTCTTCGAGTCTGCAACATCGTGTTCAGCTGCTTGGTGAGTCTGAAAGTTGGAATCTGCTTCACCAACTTGTGTTTGGAAAAGAGGAGTGCCCTCTTGTATTACAAGAGATTGGTCAAAAGATCGCTAAGGATTGCGATGGGCTTCCTCTATCCATAAGTGTGATTGGAGGGCTACTATCTAAGATAGAAAGATCAGAAGATGTTTGGAGGAAAATTGGGGACAAT CTCTCTGAGTTAAGAAAGGTCAAGGTGTATGGGTTAGAGTTGCTAAAAGACGAGGAAATGAAGTATAGTGTTATGAAGAAGCTGCAAAGGATTTCATTGACTAAGCTGACCGAAGAGGAATCAAGTTGGGATGATTTCTTCAAAAGCATTCCAAATGTCAAAAGGTTGCTAATTGATGATGAACTCCGAAGGAAAGCCCAGACACTTTATCTTAGACATCTTGACAAACTCGAAATATTAATATGCAAATGTTTTTCTGCCGTAGACAGTCCTGACGGTTCTCATTGCCGTTTCTTAGTTAAATTTCCTGGTCATATCAGAAAACTAGTTCTGGATGCGTGTGTACTGACTTCAAGAGTGTCGAGGACTCTGTGTGCACTACATAAGCTGGAAGAGCTCACGATCGAAGCATGTCTTTTTTTAAGCGAGATGAGATCTAAAGAAGAGGTAGAGTGGGAGGTAGAAGATGGGGAGGTCTTCAGTTCACTGCAGTTTCTATCTCTTGGAAGTTTGTTTTTTGTCCGTTGGATAGCCGATGAGACCAACTTCCCTAGACTCCGCCACCTCTATGTAAAAGACAGCTTACAACTAGAGGAAATCCCTAGCAGCATTGGAGATGTCCCAACACTCCAACTAATCGATTTACAAGATTGCACCGAATCCGTAGTGGCATCAGCAGAAAGGATTGTGGAGGAGCAATCTGATTATGGCAACGATATCAAACTCTGTATCTCAGAAACCCCCAATCGGCAGCGACCACACTTCCAAAAG GAGTCGGATGCCTCGACAGCACAACCAGAGGAGGGTGATGACGACTCAGAGAATGAAGACCTCTCTGCATCAAAGTCAACGGCTCCACCTTGGCGACTATGA